From the Neobacillus sp. PS3-34 genome, the window AGCTCGAATGCAATGCTCCAGCCTTCCTCTGGCAGTGTTTCGGCGAGTTTATCCTCATTTGAAAAAAGGAAGCGCCATGGCGTGCAGGAAAGGGGAGGGATTTCCCCAAGGCTGTCCAATTCAAATTGTTTCTTTGCGACAGTATTTTCATTTTCGTCTAAGAGAACAAGATCGATACTATCAAAACGAATCGGCTGGGAAATGGTATTTCTTAAAGGGCCACCACGACAAAACCTTCATTATAAGGTAAAAGCTTGACCCCTTTTATTGAGACTTGATTTTGTTCAAGCAAGGGAAGCTGCTGGTGGTAGTACATATATACATATTTTTCCTGGCTGGTTAACTCCCAATCAGGAGGGAAAATTAACGTGGTTCTGACAAGACCGGATTCATCTGCAGCAGAATCCGAATCCTTTGCAGCCTTTAAACCGTTTTCTTCTATACTATTTTCATTTTTTATTTTCTTTTTAAATAAAGCCATGAATCTTTTTCCCCCTAAAAAGTATCCGGTTCAAACTGGTATTGGCTTTTAATATATTCGATGAAGCGGACGCTGACACCAGATTGAATCTCGAATAGCAGTTGATCAAATTCGCCCACTGCTTCTTTTTCGAATGTGCGGTATGGATCTTCCTGGCCGTATCCTCTTAAATGGATGCCGTCTTTGATTTGTGTCATCAAGTCCAAATGCTGGATCCAGTTTGTATCAATAACCTGCAGCATAAACATTTTAAGCTGTTTGCCGAGTTCTTCATCGTTTTGCAGGGAAAGAATTTGTTTCTCAAGCTTTTCATAGTCTCTTAAAACGAGCTCCGTAATTTCCTCGCGGGATTTATCCTCCAAAATTTCTGGAGTAAGGGTGAAATTGATAAATACAAAGCCAAGTTCCTCGAAAAGCCCTTTCGTATTCCATTCACCTGTAGGAATCGTTTCGATGCAATATTTTTCAATGACCTTCAGGGTATAGTTTTTGATATAATCAGCCAGCTCCGGGAAGGTTTCGGACATTTCAGCTTTTAACAGGCGATCGCGCATTGAGTAGATTACTTTGCTCTGGCTATCCAGGACATTATCGAGCTTTAATAAATGCGACCTTGAAGAATGGTGTGCATATTCAACGGTTTCTTGAACCTTAAATACGAATTTGCTTGGATCAGGACTTGTAATTAAACCAGTTTCATCTGTCTTGATTTTCTTTTCGTATTTTTCCATTTCATCTTTATCATAGTGAATGAAAAGATCATCCTCTTTTGAAATAATGAAAATGGTAGAGCCCGGATCTCCCTGGCGGCCTGCGCGCCCTCTTAATTGCATGTCGATGCGGAAGCTTTCATGCCTTTCTGTTCCGATAATATGAAGTCC encodes:
- a CDS encoding SLAP domain-containing protein, translating into MALFKKKIKNENSIEENGLKAAKDSDSAADESGLVRTTLIFPPDWELTSQEKYVYMYYHQQLPLLEQNQVSIKGVKLLPYNEGFVVVAL
- a CDS encoding SLAP domain-containing protein, coding for MSQPIRFDSIDLVLLDENENTVAKKQFELDSLGEIPPLSCTPWRFLFSNEDKLAETLPEEGWSIAFELKAPAERKHELDLDDSWESQLTPVQVEQLEKLAGRPAEAGCR